The following coding sequences are from one Anabas testudineus chromosome 16, fAnaTes1.2, whole genome shotgun sequence window:
- the sntb1 gene encoding beta-1-syntrophin — translation MAVVLATGVLGVPGVQKSGFVEVLVREQWHKVLVNLNEEALTLSCEESSGNDSVNDSVNSNGVTNGSYLDNTNTNSNNGPHASRTAFTDIPERVPETIANRKRCVKVTKQEIGGLGISIKGGKENKMPILISKIFKGLAADQTQALYVGDAILSVNAMNLRDATHDEAVQALKRAGKEVTLEVKYMREATPYVKKGPPVSEIGWETPPPESPRLGSPPFTSSSLSDPPSPPVQPSLSLQGDRRCIPLKMCYVTRAMTVPDPENRQLELHSPDAKHTVVLRCPDQPSALSWFSAMHSVTSSLAQRALAEVIQNTARMGVAGSKEIRHLGWLAGKTESEKQSWKPALVVVTEKDLLLYNSLPRCKEAWHSPAHSYPLLATRLVHSGPDRGSPHSGTELFFATRTGTRLGIETHLFRAETTKDLSTWTRHIVNGCHASAEMIKEVTTSCLYRGQECRLVIHYEQGFSVLDDPKLADGQNEEEKGAHTPTRPRVLLSYPFEKLKMSSDDGVRMLFLDFGGREGEIQLDLHSCPKPIVFILHSFLSAKISRLGLVA, via the exons ATGGCGGTGGTATTAGCGACGGGAGTTTTGGGTGTCCCCGGAGTGCAAAAAAGTGGATTTGTGGAGGTTTTGGTGCGGGAGCAGTGGCACAAAGTTTTGGTCAACTTGAACGAGGAAGCGCTCACGTTAAGCTGCGAGGAGAGCAGCGGGAACGACAGTGTGAACGACAGCGTGAACTCAAACGGCGTGACCAACGGATCTTACCTGgacaacaccaacaccaactCCAACAACGGCCCCCACGCGTCGCGCACGGCGTTCACGGACATCCCGGAGCGGGTGCCCGAAACGATCGCCAACAGAAAGCGGTGCGTCAAGGTGACCAAGCAGGAGATCGGGGGACTCGGGATCAGCATCAAAGGGGGGAAGGAGAACAAAATGCCCATCCTCATCAGCAAGATATTCAAGGGGCTCGCAGCGGACCAGACCCAGGCTCTGTACGTCGGGGACGCGATCCTGTCCGTGAACGCGATGAACCTGCGGGATGCGACGCACGATGAGGCGGTGCAAGCGCTGAAACGGGCCGGGAAAGAGGTGACTCTGGAAG TCAAGTACATGCGTGAGGCCACGCCATATGTCAAAAAGGGTCCACCTGTGTCAGAGATCGGCTGGGAAACCCCCCCTCCTGAGTCACCTCGCCTGGGCAGCCCtcccttcacctcctcctctttatcTGACCCTCCAAGCCCTCCTGTCCAGCCCTCCCTGTCCCTGCAGGGCGACAGGAGGTGTATTCCTCTCAAGATGTGTTATGTAACCCGCGCCATGACTGTACCGGACCCTGAGAACAG ACAACTGGAGCTACACTCCCCTGATGCCAAGCACACTGTGGTGCTGCGGTGCCCAGACCAACCATCTGCCCTGTCCTGGTTCTCAGCCATGCACTCTGTGACTTCCTCACTGGCACAG CGAGCGCTGGCAGAGGTCATCCAGAACACAGCCAGGATGGGGGTTGCTGGCAGCAAAGAGATACGACACCTGGGCTGGCTGGCAGGAAAG acagagagtgagaaacaGAGCTGGAAGCCGGCGCTGGTTGTCGTGACAGAGAAAGACCTGCTTTTGTACAACAGTCTGCCACGATGCAAGGAGGCCTGGCACAGCCCTGCACACTCGTACCCACTTTTAGCAACACG CCTGGTCCACTCCGGCCCTGACCGGGGCTCCCCTCACTCTGGCACTGAGCTGTTTTTTGCCACTCGCACCGGCACACGGCTCGGCATCGAGACTCACCTATTCCGAGCTGAGACCACCAAGGATCTGTCCACGTGGACCAGGCACATAGTCAACGGATGTCATGCCTCTGCTGAGATGATCAAAGAAGTCACTACAA GTTGTCTGTACCGAGGTCAAGAGTGCCGGCTGGTGATACACTACGAACAGGGCTTCTCAGTGCTGGACGACCCCAAACTGGCAGATGGGCAGAacgaggaggagaaaggagctCATACGCCAACCAGGCCCAGAGTGCTCCTTTCCTACCCCTTCGAAAAACTAAAGATGTCCTCAGACGATGGAGTTCGCATGCTGTTCCTCGACtttggagggagggagggagagata